In Streptomyces violaceusniger Tu 4113, one DNA window encodes the following:
- a CDS encoding type I polyketide synthase, with protein MDNDEKLVRYLKRVTADLHQARHRLTEIEAGLSEPIAIVGMACRLPGGVTTPEELWDLVASGGDAVGGFPEDRGWDLENLFDPDPDHPGTSYVREGGFLRDAGEFDAGFFGISPREALAMDPQQRLLLETSWEALERAGIDPTGLRGKDVGVYFGTLNQDYATDVDTVPEGVEGYLMTGSSASVLTGRVAYELGFEGPAMTIDTACSSSLVGLHLAAQALRSGECSMALAGGATVMSTPSAFVGFSRQRGMAQDGRCKSFAASADGTGWAEGVGVLVVERLSDAERCGHRVLAVVRGSAVNQDGASNGLTAPNGPSQQRVIRQALAGAGLVATDVDAVEGHGTGTTLGDPIEVQALMATYGQDRAEGRPLWLGSLKSNIGHAQAAAGVAGVIKMVLALRRGVLPRTLHVDEPSSQVDWSAGAVELLAEGRVWPEVGRPRRAGVSGFGVSGTNAHVILEQAPDRSGDGVPTPEVPGGVVPLVVSGRGDAGLRAQARRLLDIVEQRPEADLDHLARSLAASRAALSERAVVLAGDRNEAMAGLEAVAGGEVAGGDVVGRVDVLGRVVFVFPGQGAQWVGMGAELLESCGVFAEALGECAGVLDPLTGWSLVDVVRGVGGGVSLGRVDVVQPVSFAVMVSLARVWRSFGVEPAAVVGHSQGEIAAVCVAGGLSLEDAARVVVLRSRVVAAGLSGRGGMVSLGVGVEEAGRLVEGWSGRVEVAAVNGPLSVLVAGEVGALRGLVEECGGVGVRGAVG; from the coding sequence ATGGACAACGACGAGAAGTTGGTCCGGTACCTCAAGCGGGTGACCGCCGACCTGCACCAGGCGCGGCATCGGCTCACCGAGATCGAGGCCGGCCTGTCGGAGCCGATCGCGATCGTGGGGATGGCGTGCCGGTTGCCGGGTGGAGTGACCACGCCGGAGGAGCTGTGGGACCTGGTGGCGTCCGGCGGTGACGCGGTCGGTGGGTTTCCGGAGGACCGTGGCTGGGATCTGGAGAACCTTTTCGACCCGGATCCGGATCACCCGGGCACCAGTTATGTCCGCGAGGGTGGCTTTCTGCGCGACGCGGGGGAGTTCGACGCTGGCTTCTTCGGGATCTCGCCGCGTGAGGCGCTGGCGATGGATCCGCAGCAGCGGTTGCTGCTGGAGACGTCGTGGGAGGCGTTGGAGCGCGCCGGAATCGACCCGACGGGCCTGCGCGGTAAGGACGTCGGTGTCTACTTCGGCACTCTCAATCAGGACTACGCCACGGATGTGGACACGGTCCCCGAGGGTGTCGAGGGCTACTTGATGACGGGCAGCTCGGCGAGCGTGCTCACCGGCCGGGTCGCCTATGAGCTGGGGTTCGAAGGCCCGGCGATGACGATCGACACGGCATGCTCCTCCTCACTGGTGGGCTTGCATCTGGCCGCGCAGGCGCTGCGGTCGGGGGAGTGCTCGATGGCGCTGGCCGGAGGCGCCACCGTCATGTCCACCCCCAGCGCCTTCGTCGGCTTCTCGCGGCAGCGCGGCATGGCCCAAGACGGCCGCTGCAAGTCCTTCGCGGCGTCGGCGGATGGTACGGGGTGGGCCGAGGGTGTGGGTGTGTTGGTGGTGGAGCGGTTGTCGGATGCGGAGCGGTGTGGTCATCGGGTGTTGGCGGTGGTGCGGGGCAGCGCGGTGAATCAGGATGGTGCGTCGAATGGGTTGACGGCGCCGAACGGTCCTTCGCAGCAGCGTGTCATCCGGCAGGCGTTGGCCGGGGCGGGGCTGGTGGCGACGGATGTGGATGCGGTCGAGGGGCACGGCACGGGCACCACGCTGGGTGATCCGATCGAGGTTCAGGCATTGATGGCGACCTATGGCCAGGATCGGGCTGAGGGGCGTCCGTTGTGGTTGGGGTCGTTGAAGTCGAATATTGGTCATGCGCAGGCGGCTGCGGGTGTGGCTGGTGTGATCAAGATGGTGTTGGCGTTGCGGCGTGGGGTGTTGCCGAGGACGTTGCATGTGGATGAGCCGTCGTCGCAGGTGGATTGGTCGGCGGGTGCGGTGGAGTTGTTGGCTGAGGGGCGGGTGTGGCCGGAGGTGGGGCGTCCGCGTCGGGCTGGGGTGTCGGGGTTCGGGGTGAGTGGGACGAATGCGCATGTGATTTTGGAGCAGGCTCCGGACCGGTCGGGGGATGGTGTTCCGACGCCGGAGGTGCCGGGTGGTGTGGTGCCGTTGGTGGTGTCGGGGCGTGGCGATGCGGGGTTGCGGGCCCAGGCTCGGCGGTTGCTGGACATCGTCGAGCAACGGCCGGAGGCGGATCTGGACCATCTGGCACGGTCATTGGCGGCGTCGAGGGCGGCGTTGTCGGAACGCGCGGTGGTGCTGGCGGGGGACAGGAATGAGGCCATGGCGGGGTTGGAGGCCGTGGCGGGGGGTGAGGTGGCCGGTGGTGATGTAGTGGGAAGGGTGGATGTTCTGGGTCGGGTGGTGTTTGTTTTTCCTGGTCAGGGGGCGCAGTGGGTGGGTATGGGTGCGGAGTTGTTGGAGTCGTGTGGGGTGTTTGCGGAGGCTTTGGGGGAGTGTGCGGGGGTGTTGGATCCGTTGACGGGGTGGTCGTTGGTGGATGTGGTGCGGGGTGTGGGGGGTGGGGTGTCGTTGGGGCGGGTGGATGTGGTGCAGCCGGTGTCGTTTGCGGTGATGGTGTCGTTGGCGCGGGTGTGGCGGTCTTTTGGGGTGGAGCCTGCGGCGGTGGTGGGTCATTCGCAGGGGGAGATTGCGGCGGTGTGTGTGGCGGGTGGGTTGTCGTTGGAGGATGCGGCGCGGGTGGTGGTGTTGCGGAGTCGGGTGGTTGCGGCGGGGTTGTCGGGTCGGGGTGGGATGGTGTCGCTGGGTGTGGGGGTGGAGGAGGCTGGGCGGCTGGTTGAGGGCTGGTCGGGTCGGGTGGAGGTGGCGGCGGTGAATGGGCCGTTGTCGGTGTTGGTGGCCGGTGAGGTGGGGGCGCTGCGGGGGCTGGTGGAGGAGTGCGGGGGTGTGGGGGTGCGGGGCGCGGTGGGTTGA
- a CDS encoding SDR family NAD(P)-dependent oxidoreductase — MDYASHSAQVEAVEEELACSLSQIRPVSSRIPFFSTVEAGWVDTVELDAGYWYRNLRSMVRFAPSIDRLIEEGFAAFVEVSAHPVLTMSIEAAAEQADAGPVVVTGTLRRDEGGMRRVLTSLGEAYVRGVPVDWTALLGDIPAHAALDLPTYAFQHQHYWLGRRGETVDATALGLARADHPLLGAVTELPESGGLLFTSRLSLRTHPWLADHAAAGTVLLPGAAFVELAVRAGDEVGCGVVEELVVEAPLTLPERDGVQVRVSVGAPDDAGRRPVTVHSRGQDDAADTPWTRHISGTLAQDTPDELDADLTQWPPTGAMAVPEERVRGVYEELEAGGYGYGPAFRGLRAAWTRGDEIYAEVTLPEELSADATAFGLHPALLDAALHATAFRDRAEAQAGPTLPFAYRGVSLYASGASALRVRITPNGKEGVGLRLADPSGAAVAVVESLVSRPMPTALLDPATRRSTDQMFLVGWEELRVAAADAPLETVSVHTAQDVRQLASRADAPSASDETESAEAPPVLLYGIGPGDAVRDDTGAARTRELTGQVLDVLQTWLTEPSLEDSRLVVLTRGAVGVRDADPVDPAVAAAWGLVGTAQSENPGRILLLDLDDAPASTKALPTLLPALLTGDEPQLALRGGVCHLRRLTRATADEALVAPEGEPAWQLGTRGPGTLEGLALLPSPQALTPLPLGHVRIETRAAGLNFRDVLMALGMYPGEISIGNEGAGVVTEVGPGVTRFAPGDWVMGLFEGAGGPIAVADCLTLVHIPEGWSFEQAAAVPCVFLTAYFGLRDLARLEPGESVLIHAAAGGVGMAAVQLARHWGAEVYGTAGPAKWDAAHAAGVPEGRLANSRTLAFEQAFLEMTGGRGFDVVLDALAGDFVDASLRLLPKGGRFIEMGKSDIRDAEEVGTQHPGVAYRAFDLAEAGGERIQRMLTELVDLFEKGVLTPPPVTVWDIRRAPAAFRFMSQAQHIGKNVFTLPRRLDPAGTVLITGGTGSLGKVAARRLVTEHGVRNLVLTSRSGPQATGAAELQRELTSRGARVRIAACDVADRDALAELLSSLPSDAPLTAVVHSAGALDDGVITALTRERLDTVFAPKADAAHHLHELTRHLDLAAFVLFSSAAGTLGSSGQGSYAAANAFLDALAHRRRAQGLPAISLAWGLWAQGAGVGLTGHLTDADQQRMVRGGVAGLSESEGGELFDIALHMPQPVVLPMKLDPGALRAQAATGPVPPLLRGLVRQHRRTARTAADMDAFTQRLTRAEPEEQEQILLGLVCREAARVLGHASAHAIGPDLAFNEIGFDSLTAVELRNRLANHTGIRLPATLVFDYPTPTALMRHLRMKLCPDAPPAQTHTGSEDDLRRALASTPLSRFQELGILDTLMTLVRESEAEQPADGQRVEEQSADGESAATIADMDVASLVQRAMNKAGK, encoded by the coding sequence GTGGATTACGCGTCGCATTCGGCGCAGGTGGAGGCGGTGGAGGAGGAGCTTGCCTGCTCGTTGTCGCAGATCCGACCGGTGTCGTCCCGTATTCCGTTTTTCTCGACCGTGGAGGCGGGGTGGGTGGATACGGTGGAGTTGGATGCCGGGTACTGGTACCGGAATCTGCGGAGCATGGTGCGGTTCGCCCCGTCGATCGATCGGTTGATTGAGGAAGGCTTTGCGGCGTTTGTTGAGGTGAGTGCGCATCCGGTGCTGACGATGAGCATTGAGGCGGCGGCCGAGCAGGCGGACGCCGGACCGGTTGTGGTGACCGGGACCCTCCGCCGGGACGAGGGTGGCATGCGCCGCGTGCTCACCTCCCTGGGCGAGGCGTACGTACGTGGTGTCCCCGTCGACTGGACAGCGCTGCTCGGCGATATCCCGGCGCATGCCGCGTTGGATCTGCCCACCTACGCCTTCCAACACCAGCACTACTGGCTGGGACGGCGAGGCGAAACGGTGGACGCGACCGCGCTGGGACTCGCGCGGGCCGACCACCCGCTGTTGGGCGCCGTCACCGAGCTGCCGGAGTCGGGGGGCCTGCTGTTCACCTCTCGACTGTCGCTGCGTACGCATCCATGGCTGGCGGACCATGCGGCGGCGGGCACCGTGCTGCTGCCCGGGGCGGCGTTCGTGGAGCTGGCGGTGCGCGCCGGTGACGAGGTCGGCTGTGGTGTCGTGGAAGAGCTGGTCGTCGAAGCGCCGCTCACCCTGCCCGAGCGCGACGGTGTGCAGGTGCGGGTGAGCGTCGGCGCACCGGACGATGCCGGCCGTCGCCCGGTGACGGTGCACTCACGTGGCCAGGACGATGCCGCAGACACGCCCTGGACCCGCCACATCAGTGGCACGCTTGCCCAGGACACCCCCGATGAGCTGGACGCGGACCTGACGCAATGGCCCCCCACCGGGGCGATGGCGGTCCCGGAGGAGCGGGTGCGCGGCGTCTATGAGGAGCTGGAGGCCGGCGGTTACGGATACGGCCCGGCCTTCCGTGGTCTGCGGGCCGCGTGGACGCGGGGCGACGAGATCTACGCCGAGGTCACCCTGCCCGAGGAGCTGTCGGCAGACGCCACCGCGTTCGGGCTGCATCCCGCCCTGCTCGACGCGGCCCTGCATGCCACCGCGTTCCGCGACCGTGCCGAGGCCCAGGCAGGGCCCACACTGCCGTTCGCCTATCGCGGAGTCTCCCTATACGCCTCCGGCGCTTCGGCACTGCGCGTACGTATCACGCCCAACGGCAAGGAAGGGGTGGGCCTTCGACTGGCCGATCCGAGCGGGGCTGCGGTCGCGGTGGTCGAGTCGTTGGTGTCACGGCCCATGCCGACGGCACTGCTGGACCCCGCCACACGGAGGTCGACGGACCAGATGTTCCTCGTGGGGTGGGAGGAGCTGCGGGTCGCCGCCGCCGACGCACCACTGGAAACCGTCTCCGTGCACACCGCGCAGGATGTACGGCAGTTGGCCTCGCGAGCCGACGCACCGTCTGCATCTGACGAGACTGAGTCGGCCGAGGCGCCGCCAGTCCTGCTGTACGGGATCGGTCCCGGCGATGCCGTACGTGACGACACCGGCGCGGCCCGCACGCGTGAGCTGACCGGCCAGGTGCTTGACGTGTTGCAGACGTGGCTGACCGAGCCCTCGCTGGAGGACTCTCGCCTGGTGGTGCTGACGCGGGGCGCCGTAGGGGTGCGGGACGCCGATCCGGTGGACCCTGCGGTCGCCGCGGCCTGGGGGCTGGTCGGCACCGCGCAGTCGGAGAACCCCGGGCGGATTCTGCTGCTCGACCTGGACGACGCACCGGCCTCCACGAAGGCCCTGCCCACGCTGCTGCCCGCCCTGCTCACCGGAGACGAACCACAGCTCGCGCTGCGCGGAGGCGTCTGTCATCTGCGCCGCCTGACCCGGGCGACGGCCGACGAGGCACTCGTGGCGCCGGAGGGAGAGCCCGCGTGGCAACTGGGCACCCGCGGTCCGGGAACGCTGGAGGGCCTGGCGCTGCTGCCGTCGCCGCAGGCGCTGACGCCACTTCCCCTGGGCCATGTCCGGATCGAGACACGTGCCGCGGGACTCAACTTCCGCGATGTGCTGATGGCGCTGGGCATGTACCCCGGCGAGATCAGCATCGGCAACGAGGGCGCCGGTGTGGTGACGGAGGTCGGCCCTGGCGTCACCCGCTTCGCTCCGGGTGACTGGGTCATGGGGCTCTTCGAGGGGGCGGGCGGACCCATCGCCGTCGCCGACTGCCTCACCCTCGTCCACATCCCAGAGGGGTGGTCCTTCGAGCAGGCCGCCGCGGTCCCGTGTGTGTTCCTCACCGCCTACTTCGGGCTGCGGGACCTGGCCCGGCTGGAGCCCGGGGAGTCGGTCCTGATCCATGCCGCCGCCGGTGGCGTCGGCATGGCCGCGGTGCAGCTCGCCCGGCACTGGGGCGCTGAGGTCTACGGCACGGCCGGGCCGGCCAAATGGGACGCGGCACACGCCGCCGGTGTCCCGGAGGGACGACTGGCCAACTCCCGGACGCTGGCATTCGAGCAGGCGTTTCTCGAGATGACCGGGGGCCGTGGCTTCGATGTGGTGCTGGACGCCCTCGCCGGCGACTTCGTCGATGCCTCACTCCGACTGCTGCCCAAGGGCGGCCGGTTCATCGAGATGGGCAAGAGCGATATCCGGGACGCCGAAGAGGTGGGCACCCAGCACCCCGGCGTGGCCTATCGGGCGTTCGACCTGGCCGAAGCGGGTGGCGAGCGTATCCAGCGGATGCTGACCGAGCTGGTCGACCTCTTCGAGAAGGGGGTGCTGACCCCGCCGCCGGTGACCGTATGGGACATCCGGCGCGCTCCGGCCGCCTTCCGCTTCATGAGCCAGGCACAGCACATCGGCAAGAACGTGTTCACCCTGCCGCGCCGACTGGATCCGGCGGGCACCGTGCTCATCACGGGTGGCACCGGATCGCTGGGCAAGGTGGCCGCCCGGCGCCTCGTGACCGAGCATGGTGTACGGAATCTGGTGCTGACCAGCCGGAGCGGACCCCAGGCCACCGGCGCGGCCGAGCTGCAGCGGGAACTGACCTCACGCGGCGCACGGGTACGGATCGCCGCCTGCGATGTGGCAGACCGCGACGCCCTGGCCGAGCTGCTGTCGTCGCTGCCGAGCGACGCGCCGCTGACCGCCGTGGTGCACAGCGCCGGCGCGCTGGACGACGGTGTGATCACCGCATTGACCAGGGAGCGACTGGACACGGTCTTCGCCCCGAAGGCGGATGCCGCACACCACCTGCATGAGCTGACCCGGCACCTGGACCTGGCGGCCTTCGTCTTGTTCTCCTCGGCCGCGGGCACGCTGGGCAGCTCGGGGCAGGGCAGCTATGCGGCGGCCAACGCCTTCCTGGATGCGCTGGCACATCGGCGCCGCGCCCAGGGTCTCCCGGCCATCTCCCTGGCCTGGGGGCTGTGGGCACAGGGTGCGGGGGTCGGGCTGACCGGCCACCTCACCGATGCCGACCAGCAGCGGATGGTGCGCGGGGGAGTGGCCGGACTGTCGGAGAGCGAAGGCGGGGAACTGTTCGACATCGCACTGCACATGCCCCAGCCGGTGGTGCTCCCCATGAAACTGGACCCCGGCGCACTGCGGGCCCAGGCCGCCACCGGACCGGTGCCGCCGTTGCTCCGTGGCCTCGTCCGGCAGCATCGCCGCACGGCTCGGACCGCCGCCGACATGGACGCCTTCACCCAGCGCCTGACCAGGGCGGAGCCCGAGGAGCAGGAGCAGATCCTGCTCGGTCTGGTCTGCCGGGAAGCCGCTCGGGTACTGGGCCACGCCTCCGCTCACGCCATCGGGCCGGACCTGGCGTTCAACGAAATCGGCTTCGACTCCCTCACAGCGGTGGAACTGCGCAACCGTCTGGCCAACCACACCGGGATACGTCTCCCGGCCACGCTGGTCTTCGACTATCCGACGCCCACCGCCCTGATGCGCCACCTGCGGATGAAGCTCTGCCCGGACGCTCCACCCGCGCAAACCCACACCGGCAGCGAGGACGACCTGCGCCGCGCGCTGGCCAGTACACCGCTGAGCCGCTTCCAGGAGCTGGGCATCCTGGACACCCTCATGACGCTGGTCCGGGAATCGGAAGCGGAGCAGCCGGCGGACGGGCAGCGGGTGGAAGAGCAATCGGCGGACGGGGAGTCGGCCGCCACGATCGCCGATATGGACGTCGCCAGTCTGGTGCAACGAGCCATGAACAAGGCCGGGAAGTAA